A single region of the Oncorhynchus keta strain PuntledgeMale-10-30-2019 chromosome 4, Oket_V2, whole genome shotgun sequence genome encodes:
- the LOC118383509 gene encoding solute carrier family 22 member 4-like isoform X1 → MKDYEEITSFLGEWGPFQKVIFLLLSLSSIPNGYVGMAMVFLADIPPHRCRVPQLNFSGFGLDLNYSIPLQEVKGEVILSRCTRFKEQLDSATGFGNETEGCLDGWEFSKEQYRSTIVTEWDLVCDNAWKTPFTVTIFFFGVLSGSFLSGIISDRYGRRFIFFATLALQTVFSILQAAANSWELFCALYFIVGMGQIANYCAAFILGSELLIRNVRINFASLGVSMCYAIGYTALPMFAWFIRSWRILLIALSIPGFLYIPLWWYIPESPRWLLSQGRVKEAEDIIRAAARKNGITPPDVIFKPEDCEQLMENKESQRLYTWLDLIKTTNIRNITLISIIIWIVISMTYYGMSLNTPNMDGDPYFNCLVAASSEFLGYGSIWLFIRYTPRRFTLPFTMILSGTLLLIIKFIPQDMHALSLTLVMIGKTGVTGAFGFLYLYGTELFPTVVRNMALGATSMASRVGSTVSPYIAYMGTYNKILPYILMGGTTVIAGVLSLLLPETKGEQLPEFINQVKPLRCMGTNRASRDGQRQKGNAQVGNKVNNIQE, encoded by the exons ATGAAGGACTATGAAGAAATTACTTCCTTTTTGGGAGAATGGGGACCTTTCCAAAAGGTTATTTTTCTTCTGCTCAGTTTAAGCAGTATTCCTAATGGCTATGTTGGGATGGCCATGGTTTTCCTGGCAGATATCCCCCCACACCGGTGCAGGGTCCCCCAGCTGAACTTCAGTGGTTTTGGACTGGATTTGAATTACTCCATACCATTACAGGAGGTAAAGGGAGAGGTAATTTTAAGTCGTTGTACTCGGTTTAAAGAACAATTGGACTCTGCTACTGGCTTTGGGAATGAGACAGAGGGATGCCTGGATGGATGGGAATTCAGTAAAGAGCAATACAGGTCCACCATAGTGACAGAG TGGGATCTGGTGTGTGACAATGCATGGAAAACCCCTTTCACCGTCACAATATTCTTTTTTGGAGTGCTGTCCGGGTCTTTTTTGTCTGGGATCATCTCCGATAG GTATGGGAGGAGGTTCATTTTCTTTGCTACTTTGGCACTCCAGACCGTATTCAGTATACTCCAGGCTGCTGCCAACAGCTGGGAGTTGTTCTGTGCCTTATACTTTATCGTTGGGATGGGACAAATTGCCAATTACTGTGCTGCTTTCATACTTG GTTCTGAGCTTCTTATCAGAAATGTACGCATCAACTTTGCCTCACTGGGGGTCTCTATGTGCTATGCAATCGGATACACCGCTCTGCCAATGTTTGCCTGGTTCATCCGTAGCTGGAGGATTCTGCTGATAGCCCTGTCTATACCTGGATTTCTTTATATCCCACTTTGGTG GTATATCCCTGAGTCTCCTCGGTGGCTGTTGTCTCAGGGCAGGGTAAAGGAGGCAGAGGACATCATACGAGCTGCAGCAAGAAAGAACGGCATCACTCCTCCAGACGTCATATTCAAACCGGAAGACTGTGAACAACTCATG GAAAACAAGGAAAGTCAGCGACTGTACACATGGCTGGATCTCATCAAAACAACTAACATAAGGAACATCACACTCATCAGCATTATTATTTG GATTGTCATATCCATGACTTACTATGGGATGTCCCTAAACACCCCCAACATGGATGGAGACCCTTATTTCAACTGTTTGGTGGCTGCATCCTCAGAATTTCTGGGTTATGGAAGTATCTGGTTATTTATACGCTACACTCCACGGAGATTCACTCTTCCCTTCACCATGATCCTCTCTGGGACCCTGCTTCTGATCATCAAGTTTATCCCTCAAG ACATGCACGCCCTGTCTCTCACCCTGGTGATGATTGGAAAAACAGGTGTCACTGGAGCGTTTGGATTCCTCTATCTGTACGGCACAGAACTCTTCCCCACAGTCGTGCGCAATATGGCCTTGGGTGCCACCTCCATGGCTTCCAGAGTAGGTAGCACTGTGTCTCCATACATCGCCTACATGG GCACGTATAACAAGATACTACCCTACATTCTAATGGGAGGCACCACAGTCATCGCTGGTGTGTTGAGCTTGTTGCTACCAGAAACAAAAGGAGAACAACTACCAGAATTCATCAACCAGGTTAAACCCCTCAGATG CATGGGCACAAACCGGGCTTCTCGGGATGGCCAGAGGCAGAAAGGAAACGCACAGGTGGGGAATAAAGTCAACAACATCCAAGAGTGA
- the LOC118383509 gene encoding solute carrier family 22 member 5-like isoform X2, whose amino-acid sequence MFPTRAVAQFKKYKCPRMKSHRMAQMGEKYYQAKDYTKWDLVCDNAWKTPFTVTIFFFGVLSGSFLSGIISDRYGRRFIFFATLALQTVFSILQAAANSWELFCALYFIVGMGQIANYCAAFILGSELLIRNVRINFASLGVSMCYAIGYTALPMFAWFIRSWRILLIALSIPGFLYIPLWWYIPESPRWLLSQGRVKEAEDIIRAAARKNGITPPDVIFKPEDCEQLMENKESQRLYTWLDLIKTTNIRNITLISIIIWIVISMTYYGMSLNTPNMDGDPYFNCLVAASSEFLGYGSIWLFIRYTPRRFTLPFTMILSGTLLLIIKFIPQDMHALSLTLVMIGKTGVTGAFGFLYLYGTELFPTVVRNMALGATSMASRVGSTVSPYIAYMGTYNKILPYILMGGTTVIAGVLSLLLPETKGEQLPEFINQVKPLRCMGTNRASRDGQRQKGNAQVGNKVNNIQE is encoded by the exons TGGGATCTGGTGTGTGACAATGCATGGAAAACCCCTTTCACCGTCACAATATTCTTTTTTGGAGTGCTGTCCGGGTCTTTTTTGTCTGGGATCATCTCCGATAG GTATGGGAGGAGGTTCATTTTCTTTGCTACTTTGGCACTCCAGACCGTATTCAGTATACTCCAGGCTGCTGCCAACAGCTGGGAGTTGTTCTGTGCCTTATACTTTATCGTTGGGATGGGACAAATTGCCAATTACTGTGCTGCTTTCATACTTG GTTCTGAGCTTCTTATCAGAAATGTACGCATCAACTTTGCCTCACTGGGGGTCTCTATGTGCTATGCAATCGGATACACCGCTCTGCCAATGTTTGCCTGGTTCATCCGTAGCTGGAGGATTCTGCTGATAGCCCTGTCTATACCTGGATTTCTTTATATCCCACTTTGGTG GTATATCCCTGAGTCTCCTCGGTGGCTGTTGTCTCAGGGCAGGGTAAAGGAGGCAGAGGACATCATACGAGCTGCAGCAAGAAAGAACGGCATCACTCCTCCAGACGTCATATTCAAACCGGAAGACTGTGAACAACTCATG GAAAACAAGGAAAGTCAGCGACTGTACACATGGCTGGATCTCATCAAAACAACTAACATAAGGAACATCACACTCATCAGCATTATTATTTG GATTGTCATATCCATGACTTACTATGGGATGTCCCTAAACACCCCCAACATGGATGGAGACCCTTATTTCAACTGTTTGGTGGCTGCATCCTCAGAATTTCTGGGTTATGGAAGTATCTGGTTATTTATACGCTACACTCCACGGAGATTCACTCTTCCCTTCACCATGATCCTCTCTGGGACCCTGCTTCTGATCATCAAGTTTATCCCTCAAG ACATGCACGCCCTGTCTCTCACCCTGGTGATGATTGGAAAAACAGGTGTCACTGGAGCGTTTGGATTCCTCTATCTGTACGGCACAGAACTCTTCCCCACAGTCGTGCGCAATATGGCCTTGGGTGCCACCTCCATGGCTTCCAGAGTAGGTAGCACTGTGTCTCCATACATCGCCTACATGG GCACGTATAACAAGATACTACCCTACATTCTAATGGGAGGCACCACAGTCATCGCTGGTGTGTTGAGCTTGTTGCTACCAGAAACAAAAGGAGAACAACTACCAGAATTCATCAACCAGGTTAAACCCCTCAGATG CATGGGCACAAACCGGGCTTCTCGGGATGGCCAGAGGCAGAAAGGAAACGCACAGGTGGGGAATAAAGTCAACAACATCCAAGAGTGA